In Anaerobacillus isosaccharinicus, one genomic interval encodes:
- the argJ gene encoding bifunctional ornithine acetyltransferase/N-acetylglutamate synthase: MDTEMKSFSITPVEAGSLVTPKGFSAAGIHTGVKRYRLDLGVIYCEVPASSAAVYTLNKVQAAPIKITKDSIAQEGKLQAVIVNSGNANACTGKRGIEDAYTMRKETAEIFEIPEHYVAVSSTGVIGEFLQIDKIINGIKKIKALTQVKFDAAERFNEAILTTDTINKRACFQTTIDGKTITFGGAAKGSGMIHPNMATMLAFLTTDANIEPEWLQKALNQVIDVTFNRITVDGDTSTNDTVVVMASGLANNVTLTDAHPEWDRFIVALKTTCEQLAKKIARDGEGATKLIEVQVKGALNDEDAGKVAKSIVGSDLVKSAIYGTDANWGRIICATGYSGANINPDTIDISIGGIQTLKDGMPIPFSEEEATQYLATENIMIYVDLHLGDGFGKAWGCDLTYDYVRINAGYRT, from the coding sequence TTGGATACAGAGATGAAAAGTTTTTCAATTACCCCGGTAGAAGCAGGAAGTTTAGTTACTCCAAAGGGCTTTAGTGCAGCAGGAATACACACAGGTGTAAAGCGCTATCGTCTAGACTTAGGAGTAATCTATTGTGAAGTCCCTGCAAGTAGTGCGGCGGTTTATACATTAAATAAAGTGCAAGCAGCACCTATAAAAATTACGAAAGATAGTATTGCTCAAGAAGGAAAGCTCCAAGCAGTTATTGTTAATAGCGGAAATGCAAATGCATGTACTGGTAAAAGGGGAATTGAAGATGCTTACACAATGCGAAAAGAAACAGCAGAGATCTTTGAAATTCCAGAGCATTATGTAGCAGTTTCATCGACGGGAGTCATTGGAGAGTTTCTTCAAATTGATAAGATAATAAACGGAATAAAGAAAATAAAGGCGTTAACACAGGTGAAATTTGATGCTGCCGAGCGCTTTAATGAAGCTATCTTAACAACTGATACAATTAATAAAAGAGCATGTTTTCAAACAACAATCGATGGAAAAACAATTACATTTGGCGGAGCGGCTAAAGGGTCAGGAATGATTCACCCAAATATGGCGACAATGTTGGCATTTTTAACAACAGATGCAAACATTGAACCAGAATGGCTTCAAAAAGCATTAAATCAGGTAATTGATGTAACCTTTAACCGAATAACAGTCGATGGAGATACGTCTACTAATGACACTGTTGTAGTCATGGCTAGTGGTCTAGCAAATAACGTAACCTTAACAGATGCCCACCCTGAGTGGGACCGATTTATAGTAGCGTTAAAAACGACATGTGAACAGCTTGCAAAAAAAATCGCCCGTGATGGTGAGGGAGCAACTAAACTAATTGAAGTACAAGTAAAAGGTGCGTTGAATGACGAAGATGCTGGAAAAGTAGCAAAATCAATTGTTGGTTCAGATCTTGTAAAATCGGCTATTTATGGAACTGATGCGAACTGGGGAAGAATTATTTGTGCAACTGGATATAGCGGAGCTAACATTAATCCTGATACCATTGATATTTCAATTGGTGGAATTCAAACATTAAAGGATGGGATGCCGATCCCTTTCTCTGAAGAAGAAGCAACCCAATATTTAGCTACGGAAAATATTATGATTTATGTTGATTTACATTTAGGTGATGGGTTTGGAAAGGCTTGGGGCTGTGACCTAACTTATGATTATGTGAGAATAAATGCAGGTTATCGAACTTAA
- the argB gene encoding acetylglutamate kinase has translation MAESIVVKCGGSTLKELSDSFFLSMKLLKDINITPIIVHGGGPEINALLNKLEVSSEFVNGLRKTTLEVLEVAEMVLTGKVNKAIVTKLQKAGLTSIGISGCDASLLKALPINKAQLGFVGQVTDVNSEFLQQLISLNIVPVIAPIGIDDEGNHYNINADTAAGAVAESIHAKKMIFVTDVPGILKNNELQKVVTVTEINEMINDGTIYGGMIPKVKAAIKCLQGNIEEVYIINGKGGNLMAGGELVGTKIVKVKELVTAESVKS, from the coding sequence GTGGCTGAATCAATTGTTGTTAAGTGTGGGGGAAGTACATTAAAAGAGCTATCAGATTCATTTTTTTTAAGTATGAAACTCCTAAAAGATATCAATATAACTCCAATCATCGTTCATGGTGGTGGTCCAGAAATAAATGCTCTATTAAATAAATTAGAAGTTTCAAGTGAGTTTGTTAACGGTCTACGTAAAACAACATTAGAAGTTCTAGAAGTAGCTGAAATGGTGTTAACAGGAAAGGTTAATAAAGCAATCGTTACGAAACTTCAAAAAGCTGGACTTACTAGCATCGGAATTTCAGGCTGTGACGCCTCATTACTTAAAGCATTGCCAATAAATAAAGCTCAACTCGGCTTTGTAGGGCAAGTAACAGATGTAAACAGTGAATTTCTCCAACAATTAATTTCACTGAATATTGTCCCAGTTATTGCCCCAATCGGTATTGATGATGAAGGTAATCATTATAACATCAATGCTGATACAGCGGCTGGAGCAGTTGCCGAAAGCATTCATGCAAAAAAGATGATTTTTGTTACGGATGTCCCAGGAATTTTGAAAAATAACGAGTTGCAAAAAGTTGTGACTGTTACGGAAATTAATGAAATGATTAATGATGGTACAATTTACGGCGGAATGATCCCAAAAGTAAAAGCTGCAATTAAATGCCTCCAAGGAAATATTGAAGAAGTCTATATTATCAATGGCAAAGGTGGCAACCTTATGGCAGGCGGAGAATTAGTCGGGACCAAGATCGTTAAAGTAAAAGAACTAGTGACAGCTGAGAGTGTAAAGTCATAA
- a CDS encoding acetylornithine transaminase has translation MSNLFPTYNKWPITVKEANGTTLIDDNGKRYLDFVAGIAVCNLGHCHPHVNQAIKNQLDKVLHVSNLFHIEGQDDVANQLVSNSSGDLVFFCNSGTEANEAAIKLVRKATNKKKIITFYQSFHGRTMGSLSATGQDKIHQGFGPLLEGFTYVPFNDCDALKAVVDHEAAAIILEVIQGEGGVHEVTSEFIETINMLKEKHKLLVVVDEVQTGIGRTGKAFGYQHYNLSPDIITVAKGLGNGFPVGGLIGKQHLIEAFGPGSHGSTFGGNPLAMAAATATTETIFTEEFLNEVLDKGNYIFSKLKNAIQSSIVKQVRGKGLMIGIECHQDVSSFISSLRDDGLLVLNAGPNVIRLLPPLTVSYKEIDQAVESIASVLNKVTVNSN, from the coding sequence ATGAGTAATTTATTTCCTACGTATAATAAATGGCCGATTACAGTGAAAGAAGCAAATGGTACCACACTTATAGATGATAACGGAAAGCGGTATTTAGATTTTGTTGCTGGAATCGCAGTATGTAATCTTGGGCATTGTCATCCTCACGTCAATCAGGCAATTAAAAACCAATTAGATAAAGTCCTTCATGTTTCTAATTTGTTTCATATTGAGGGGCAAGATGATGTTGCCAATCAGTTAGTTTCCAACTCTAGTGGTGATTTAGTATTCTTTTGCAACAGTGGCACCGAAGCAAATGAAGCTGCGATTAAACTAGTAAGAAAAGCGACAAATAAGAAAAAAATAATTACATTTTACCAATCGTTTCATGGACGAACAATGGGAAGTTTATCAGCTACTGGACAAGATAAAATTCATCAAGGGTTTGGACCATTACTTGAGGGGTTCACATATGTTCCATTTAACGACTGCGATGCTTTAAAAGCGGTAGTAGATCACGAAGCTGCAGCAATCATTCTTGAAGTCATTCAAGGTGAAGGTGGCGTTCATGAAGTTACTAGTGAATTTATTGAGACAATAAATATGTTAAAAGAAAAACACAAGCTATTAGTTGTCGTTGATGAAGTACAAACAGGAATTGGCAGAACTGGTAAGGCATTTGGCTATCAGCACTACAACTTATCTCCAGATATTATTACAGTAGCTAAAGGTTTAGGAAATGGTTTTCCTGTCGGAGGATTAATTGGAAAACAACATTTGATCGAAGCATTTGGACCAGGAAGTCATGGGTCAACCTTTGGTGGAAATCCTCTAGCTATGGCAGCAGCAACAGCTACGACAGAGACAATTTTTACTGAAGAATTCTTAAATGAGGTCTTGGATAAAGGAAATTATATCTTCTCAAAGTTAAAAAATGCGATTCAATCATCAATTGTTAAACAAGTTCGTGGTAAAGGCTTAATGATTGGTATTGAGTGTCACCAAGACGTAAGTTCCTTCATATCATCATTAAGAGATGATGGTTTATTAGTATTAAATGCAGGGCCAAACGTCATAAGACTCTTACCACCACTTACTGTTTCATATAAGGAAATAGATCAAGCAGTTGAATCAATTGCTTCTGTATTAAATAAAGTAACTGTAAATTCAAATTAA
- a CDS encoding carbamoyl phosphate synthase small subunit, giving the protein MKGYLVLSTGEVFEGELLGESKEVYGEVVFFTGMTGYEEVITDPSFKGQMVVFTYPLIGNYGINGDDQESKAPQPSALIMQSCRSQGYHYQSHESLEKYANKYSIPVLVGVDTRAVVKRIRELGDMGAIITTNPEMIDFSTKQVIGTRNLVEEVSTTKIETFGQGDFHVVMIDFGYKKSILTSLIKLGCKVTVVPFDTDEKTINNLKPDGIFLSNGPGNPKKLLHLTEQIKRLATTYPTMGICLGHQLLALAFGGDTQKLRFGHRGANQPVQDILTKKVYITSQNHSYFVTDESLKKTGFTPRYININDRSIEGMSHILYPITSVQFHPEAHPGPTDSEEIFLHFLTDMSSKRREKVYA; this is encoded by the coding sequence GTGAAGGGCTATTTAGTTTTATCAACAGGGGAAGTTTTCGAAGGAGAATTATTAGGTGAAAGCAAAGAAGTTTACGGAGAAGTTGTTTTTTTTACAGGGATGACTGGTTATGAAGAAGTAATAACTGATCCATCCTTTAAAGGGCAAATGGTTGTATTTACGTATCCTTTAATCGGTAATTATGGAATAAATGGAGATGATCAAGAAAGTAAAGCGCCACAACCATCTGCTTTAATAATGCAAAGTTGTCGAAGTCAGGGATATCACTATCAGTCTCATGAATCATTAGAAAAGTATGCTAATAAATACTCAATTCCTGTTTTAGTTGGGGTAGATACAAGAGCAGTTGTAAAAAGAATTCGCGAATTAGGAGATATGGGTGCAATTATAACGACAAATCCAGAGATGATTGACTTTAGTACAAAACAGGTAATTGGAACAAGAAACCTAGTTGAAGAAGTATCTACGACGAAAATCGAAACGTTTGGTCAAGGTGATTTTCACGTTGTAATGATCGACTTTGGTTACAAGAAGTCAATTTTAACATCGCTAATTAAATTAGGGTGCAAGGTCACAGTTGTTCCTTTTGATACCGACGAAAAAACAATAAATAATCTAAAACCAGATGGGATTTTCTTATCAAATGGACCAGGGAACCCCAAAAAATTGCTTCATTTGACTGAACAAATTAAACGATTAGCAACAACTTACCCTACAATGGGAATTTGTTTAGGACATCAATTATTAGCTCTTGCATTTGGGGGAGATACACAAAAGTTGAGGTTTGGACATCGTGGTGCTAATCAACCAGTTCAAGATATATTGACTAAAAAAGTTTATATTACGTCACAAAATCATAGCTATTTCGTAACGGATGAGAGCTTAAAGAAAACAGGGTTTACCCCTCGTTATATAAATATTAATGACAGATCAATTGAAGGAATGTCACATATTCTATATCCAATTACATCTGTACAATTTCACCCAGAGGCTCATCCTGGTCCAACAGATTCAGAAGAGATTTTTCTACATTTTCTAACGGACATGAGTAGTAAGAGGAGAGAAAAAGTTTATGCCTAA
- a CDS encoding carbamoyl phosphate synthase large subunit: protein MPKRQDINKILVIGSGPIVIGQAAEFDYAGTQACLALKEEGCKVILINNNPATVMTDNACADVVYFEPLTVESVEKIIKKEQPDGILATLGGQTGLNLALSLHNEGVLAKYGVPLLGTPIESIMKGEDREEFRALMHELDEPVPDSEIVETVEAALAFANQIGYPIIVRPAYTLGGAGGGIVEDEVTLKKVVKGGLNASPINQCLIEKSIAGFKEIEYEVMRDANDTCITVCNMENIDPVGIHTGDSIVVAPSQTLTDVEYQMLRSVSVKIIRALGIVGGCNIQFALDPYSKQYYLIEVNPRVSRSSALASKATGYPIARIAAKLSLGYHLHELLNPVTGHTYASFEPALDYCVVKFPRWPFDKFPHANRKLGTQMKATGEVMAIERNLESAFQKAVRSLDMKGISGLEMSAVKKLTVEKLWSSVKEADDLRFFAILELLRRGATTEEIHLSTKINYFYLDSWKFLIEQEQAAQELSLLTVTKVQLQQLKINGFSDEWLAKVWKVSEDDLRKKRHDYNIHPSYKMVDTCAGEFIAKTSYYYSSWSGEQDVEIETNKKKIIIIGSGPIRIGQGIEFDYCSVHGVLALKQQNYEAILINNNPETVSTDYEIADRLYFEPLTTEDVLNIIELEKADGVIVQLGGQTAISLVKKLEAAGVPLLGTNHDTIDKLEDRDLFYQFMKKVNVPHIPGVTAFDEVDLLNKGNEIGFPVLIRPSYVIGGQGMMIFYSREEMVDYINDELTSLAFPILLDAFFPGMEVEVDALTDGKDIVVPGMFQHIERAGVHSGDSISVIPPISVTQAHKDTIIDYTKRIATGMDFKGIFNIQFVIFRDEVFVLEVNPRASRTVPILSKITGINMIALTINLLMNKKLSSLVDTLGYQAEPPYFTVKAPVFSYSKLPDVDPKLEAEMKSTGELISISETIEEAFRKAFVWGERDIPPMFKKKGSVYCEIGDSQKNDFVAIKELLEKLQYEVVEETNQTFEEWVENDQSVCYLSVETNDLQSKQRRKEALKNRITVVTELSTFTVMVRSLKTNDYTVNPINHWLKKYENVKETSVNTI from the coding sequence ATGCCTAAACGTCAAGACATTAACAAAATTTTAGTAATTGGCTCTGGACCCATAGTCATTGGGCAAGCTGCTGAATTTGATTATGCGGGAACACAGGCTTGTCTTGCATTAAAAGAAGAAGGGTGCAAAGTCATCCTAATTAATAACAATCCTGCAACTGTTATGACGGATAATGCATGTGCTGATGTCGTATATTTTGAACCATTGACGGTAGAAAGTGTTGAAAAAATCATTAAAAAAGAACAACCAGATGGAATTCTAGCGACACTTGGGGGACAAACGGGCTTAAATCTAGCGTTATCCCTTCATAATGAAGGTGTCTTAGCCAAATACGGAGTACCACTTTTAGGAACGCCAATTGAGTCAATCATGAAGGGAGAAGATCGGGAAGAATTTCGTGCCCTTATGCATGAATTAGATGAGCCGGTTCCTGATAGTGAAATAGTTGAAACAGTTGAAGCTGCTCTAGCGTTTGCCAATCAAATTGGTTATCCTATTATCGTTCGCCCTGCCTATACGCTAGGTGGAGCAGGTGGTGGAATTGTAGAAGACGAAGTAACCTTAAAAAAGGTCGTAAAAGGCGGTCTTAATGCAAGTCCAATTAATCAATGCTTAATCGAAAAAAGTATTGCAGGTTTTAAAGAAATAGAATACGAGGTAATGAGAGATGCCAATGATACGTGCATCACTGTTTGTAACATGGAGAACATTGATCCTGTGGGCATCCATACCGGAGATTCGATTGTCGTGGCTCCGTCACAAACACTAACTGATGTTGAATACCAAATGCTCCGCTCAGTTTCAGTAAAAATAATTCGGGCACTGGGAATTGTTGGTGGATGCAATATTCAATTTGCCCTTGACCCATATAGCAAACAGTATTATTTAATCGAAGTAAATCCTCGTGTTAGCAGGTCAAGTGCGCTAGCGTCTAAGGCAACAGGCTATCCAATCGCGCGGATCGCAGCCAAACTAAGCCTAGGTTACCATTTACATGAATTATTAAACCCCGTAACTGGTCACACGTATGCAAGCTTTGAGCCAGCTCTAGACTATTGCGTAGTTAAGTTTCCACGGTGGCCATTTGATAAATTTCCTCATGCAAATCGTAAGTTAGGGACGCAAATGAAAGCAACTGGTGAAGTGATGGCTATTGAAAGAAATCTAGAGTCTGCATTTCAAAAAGCAGTTCGTTCTTTAGATATGAAGGGAATTTCAGGTCTAGAAATGTCCGCTGTTAAAAAATTAACAGTTGAAAAGTTATGGAGCAGTGTGAAAGAAGCTGATGACCTTCGCTTTTTTGCAATCTTAGAGTTATTACGTCGCGGGGCAACAACAGAAGAGATCCATCTTTCAACAAAAATTAATTATTTTTACTTAGATAGTTGGAAGTTTTTAATTGAACAGGAACAAGCAGCACAAGAACTTTCATTATTAACAGTTACAAAAGTACAATTACAACAATTAAAAATAAATGGCTTCTCAGATGAGTGGTTAGCCAAGGTTTGGAAAGTCTCAGAAGACGATCTCCGTAAAAAAAGGCATGACTATAATATTCACCCATCCTACAAAATGGTTGATACTTGTGCAGGAGAATTTATAGCTAAAACTTCTTATTATTATTCTAGCTGGTCTGGCGAGCAAGATGTAGAGATAGAAACAAATAAGAAAAAAATCATCATTATCGGTTCTGGGCCTATTCGAATTGGTCAAGGAATTGAGTTCGATTATTGTTCAGTCCATGGAGTTTTAGCTCTAAAGCAACAAAATTATGAAGCAATTTTAATAAATAATAATCCAGAAACAGTCAGTACAGACTATGAAATTGCAGATCGACTTTATTTTGAGCCATTAACAACAGAAGATGTACTGAATATTATTGAACTTGAAAAAGCAGATGGTGTCATCGTTCAGTTAGGTGGTCAAACTGCCATTTCACTAGTGAAAAAATTAGAAGCAGCCGGTGTACCACTTTTAGGAACTAATCATGACACGATTGATAAGTTAGAAGATCGTGACCTATTTTATCAATTTATGAAAAAAGTGAATGTTCCACATATTCCTGGAGTAACAGCTTTTGATGAAGTTGACCTACTAAACAAAGGAAATGAAATAGGTTTTCCAGTTTTAATTCGTCCTTCTTATGTTATCGGAGGGCAAGGGATGATGATTTTTTACTCTCGAGAGGAAATGGTTGATTATATTAACGATGAATTGACCTCGCTAGCGTTTCCTATATTACTAGATGCCTTCTTTCCTGGAATGGAAGTAGAGGTAGATGCTTTAACAGATGGAAAAGACATTGTTGTTCCAGGAATGTTTCAGCATATTGAAAGAGCTGGGGTTCATTCAGGTGATAGTATCTCAGTCATACCGCCAATAAGCGTTACGCAAGCTCATAAAGACACAATCATTGATTATACAAAGCGAATTGCCACTGGAATGGATTTCAAAGGCATTTTTAATATTCAGTTTGTCATTTTTAGAGATGAGGTTTTTGTTCTAGAAGTAAATCCTAGGGCATCCAGAACGGTGCCTATCTTAAGTAAAATTACAGGAATAAACATGATTGCTCTTACCATCAATCTTCTGATGAACAAAAAGTTATCAAGCCTTGTAGATACTTTAGGTTATCAAGCTGAACCACCGTATTTTACAGTAAAAGCACCAGTATTTTCTTATTCGAAACTACCTGATGTCGATCCTAAGTTGGAAGCGGAAATGAAGTCGACAGGAGAGTTAATTTCTATAAGTGAAACAATCGAAGAAGCGTTTCGAAAAGCATTTGTTTGGGGAGAACGTGACATACCACCAATGTTCAAGAAGAAAGGCAGCGTTTATTGTGAAATTGGTGATAGTCAAAAAAATGACTTTGTCGCAATTAAAGAATTATTAGAAAAGCTCCAATATGAAGTAGTTGAAGAAACTAATCAGACATTTGAAGAATGGGTAGAAAATGACCAGAGTGTTTGCTATTTATCTGTTGAAACGAATGATTTACAGTCGAAACAGAGGCGAAAAGAAGCCTTAAAAAATCGTATAACAGTTGTCACGGAGTTATCAACATTTACGGTTATGGTCAGAAGTTTAAAGACGAATGATTACACTGTAAATCCGATCAATCATTGGCTAAAAAAATATGAGAACGTTAAGGAAACCTCAGTTAATACAATATAA
- the argF gene encoding ornithine carbamoyltransferase, with translation MSVLESGINIKKFKGKHFLTLLDFSSEEIKELIDFSLLLKKYQKEGVPHPFLSGKTLAMIFEKSSTRTRVSFEVGMTQLGGSALFLSSKDSQLGRGEPISDTAQVLSRYVDGIMIRTHGHEIITKLANYSTVPVINALTDDFHPCQAMADIMTILEVKGTFKGLKTVYVGDGNNVAHSLLIACAKVGIDVTIATPKGYEPKEWIVKEIESICEETGAKFTLTNDPIEAVLGADVIYTDVWTSMGYEEETAKRLEDFKAFQVNEALMSYAKEDYMFLHCLPAHRGEEVTVEVIDGANSHIFHQAENRLHVQKAILVALMSN, from the coding sequence TTGTCAGTACTAGAGTCAGGTATTAATATAAAAAAATTTAAAGGGAAACATTTTCTTACCTTACTTGATTTTTCTTCAGAGGAAATTAAAGAGCTAATTGATTTTTCCCTTTTGTTAAAAAAATACCAAAAAGAAGGGGTGCCACACCCATTCTTGTCAGGAAAAACATTGGCAATGATCTTTGAAAAATCTTCTACAAGAACAAGAGTGTCCTTTGAAGTAGGAATGACACAACTTGGGGGTTCTGCTCTATTTTTAAGTTCAAAAGACTCTCAGTTAGGGAGAGGGGAGCCTATTTCAGATACTGCTCAAGTTCTTTCTAGATATGTAGATGGGATCATGATTCGAACACATGGTCACGAAATCATTACAAAGCTAGCAAACTATTCAACCGTTCCTGTAATTAATGCGTTGACAGATGATTTTCATCCCTGCCAAGCAATGGCTGACATCATGACGATTTTAGAGGTGAAAGGGACCTTTAAGGGCCTAAAAACAGTTTACGTTGGTGATGGAAACAATGTAGCCCACTCGCTATTAATTGCTTGTGCAAAAGTCGGGATCGATGTAACGATCGCAACACCAAAGGGTTATGAACCAAAAGAATGGATTGTTAAAGAAATTGAATCGATTTGTGAGGAAACAGGTGCAAAATTCACTTTAACTAATGACCCTATTGAGGCTGTTTTGGGAGCAGATGTTATTTATACAGATGTCTGGACGAGTATGGGTTACGAAGAAGAAACTGCTAAAAGGCTTGAAGATTTTAAAGCATTCCAGGTAAATGAAGCGCTAATGAGTTATGCTAAGGAAGATTACATGTTCCTTCACTGCTTACCTGCTCACCGTGGTGAAGAGGTTACCGTTGAAGTAATTGATGGTGCAAACTCACATATATTCCATCAAGCAGAAAATCGCCTCCACGTCCAAAAGGCAATTTTAGTTGCGTTGATGAGTAACTAA
- a CDS encoding Crp/Fnr family transcriptional regulator, with protein sequence MSSTCFIDNIPIFSALPADQRGQISEIIQTKKMTKGEVLFHEYDPAEAIFFINEGKVRISKSTPDGKEITLSIRQPGDMFAEVALFSKGGNTYPATAACIEGGFVSFIKNDELESFLLQHPQLAISMFRFVSERLRISQTTLRDVALYGKFGALAATLVRLSEEYGVVNNDGITIKLKLTHEDLGSFFGATRESVTRLMNQLKQQNIVTKKDGYLVIHNMDLLQNYIN encoded by the coding sequence TATTGATAATATTCCAATTTTTTCTGCACTTCCAGCAGATCAAAGAGGACAAATATCTGAAATTATCCAAACAAAAAAAATGACTAAAGGTGAAGTTCTTTTTCATGAATATGACCCAGCAGAAGCAATCTTTTTTATAAATGAAGGAAAAGTTCGGATTAGTAAAAGTACTCCTGATGGAAAAGAAATTACATTAAGTATCAGGCAGCCTGGGGATATGTTTGCTGAAGTAGCTTTATTTTCAAAAGGTGGAAATACTTATCCTGCTACAGCCGCCTGTATTGAAGGTGGATTTGTCTCTTTTATAAAAAATGATGAACTTGAATCTTTCTTACTTCAACATCCACAACTTGCAATTTCGATGTTTCGCTTTGTCTCTGAAAGATTGCGTATTTCTCAAACAACTTTGAGAGACGTTGCTCTTTATGGGAAGTTTGGTGCACTAGCAGCAACGCTAGTTCGTTTATCTGAAGAATATGGTGTTGTAAATAATGATGGTATCACAATTAAGTTAAAACTTACGCACGAGGACCTCGGTAGCTTTTTTGGGGCCACAAGAGAGAGCGTTACCCGTCTTATGAATCAATTGAAACAACAAAATATTGTTACAAAAAAGGACGGCTATTTAGTCATTCATAATATGGATTTATTACAAAATTATATAAATTAA